GAGAGCACATGGCTGCTTAGTGCCTTCCCTCTCCCAGAGGCCCTTTTTTGAGCCGGAGCCCTGACGAAGCCaaccgaaactgtgttcctgtgcattcctgctcaaaaaaagtcctaggGGTGATACACTTATGTCTCTCTGTTCATGTGTGAAGTAATACCCTTAGCATGTGACTGTTATTTCTAAGACTCCTGGTGGGCAGGCTTAGTTTTCAAGTGACCCACAGTGCTGACATCTCTCTTTTCCTAAATGAAACAGGGCTTGCTGAGTGCCTGCAGGGTCCGAAACACTGTGCCAGAGAAAGCAGGTgtggtatgttttttttttttgatggtgCACATAATTATTGTTGAGTTGGgagctctttgtgtgtgtgtggggggggggtgtcacataCACCCCAGCaacaaccaacaagattttttttccctaccAGAAACTCTTTTACAATGTTTGCTATACCACATAGAGATCAAACAGGCGTGGCTATGAGCAGAAATGTTGAAACAATGCCAGATTCATTAAAAAGGGATACTGGGCAGAGGTTGCTGTTGGGCTAaaaggggatccccccccccttttttctctttaATTTGCATTGCAacatctatttatttaaaaatattttcctgctGTGTCTTGTGCCTAGTGAAACACCTGTGCTGTTCCAGGCTGACTTACTTACCCGATTTTTTTCCTGTGCGGCTGTAACTACTTAAAAATATGTTATTCCTGGGTTAGCTGAAGCCCTACGGGAGACAGTCCAGATCTTTTAATAAACAGGTTGATTGGAAGGCTGAACAGACTGGCAACAGGTGGTAATATTTTTAACCTCTGTGTTCTCAGTTCAAATATAGTGCACTCCACCTTAGGCTGTACAGACGCATCCAGGCCGTTTATACTGGATGCAGGTTTGTGAGTATTGAACCACTCAAATTCCTACTCTGCTATAGATTCATTCATCACACTCATTCATCTGTGCTCTTCCAATCAGTTCCGGCTCAAGATTGCCCCCTGCAGATCTCTGAGAATCTCCTCTGCCTACTCTTGGTccttggggcagggggggggggagggtcaggCCAATTTTATGGAATAGCCTATCAAATAAGGCCAGGAGCATATCATAAATTGCAGCATCCAGGAAAATGTGAAACAAAATATCCTCTACTAAgtggcttttttgtttgtttgttgagaTCTGGTGTTAAATGTTTTAGGGAGGAAATTTTCAAATGGGAGTGATTAATACAACTACATCACTGAAAACAggctagaaagaaagaaaaaacaaagagCTGTGCAAAGCGTAGAATGCAGGCTGCCAAACAACATGGGGGCAGAAGAGGGTGAAAGAGACATGTGggaactcaaaaaaaaaaaaaaggccaagcttGTACGGAACAATATGAATGAAAGAGAGCGTGGTACCCATGTGAGAAGATATAGGACCTTTCTCAGAGATCATCCCTTCTTCATTTTAGCCTCATCTGCATTGAATAACACTATGCCTGTTTTCACATCGCCCTTGGGACATGAAGTTCACTGAGTCTCAATGGCAAGTTATGGTCTCTCACTCTAATCTGCCTATCACAGTATATGTGAGGTGAAAAGAGGGGCAAGCAGTACTGGTCTATCAGGGTCAGCATTGTTCACTTTAGCATAAGAGAGCcaccctggtgtagtggttgaagtgttagactaggatctgggaaactcaggttcaaatccccactttgccatagaagcttgctgggtgaccttgggtcagtcacacattctcagcttaaTCTACCCCAAAGGATTGAAGTAAgggtaaaacggaggagaggagaacaatgcaagctgctttgggtccccactggggagaaaggtgggatataaataaagtaactaTATAAAtgataaaaaagagccttgctgaatcagacctgtggtccatctagtccagcatcctggttcacacagtggtcaaccagttgtcCCAGAGCATCAACCAAAAAGCATAAGTGCCAAAGCCTTCCTTTATACCTCTCTCCTAGAGCTGGTATTTCAGAGGTCTATTGCCTCTGAGGGTGGAGGTTcctttcagtcaccatggctagtagccattgctaGACCTGGCTAATGAGTGCTCCTGTACTAAAAATAAAATTAGGGATGCTCAAACtactgtgaatgaatgaatgaattgtcccaggttcagtctccagttaaaggatctgagTTGGGCTGTTTATAATGGATATTTATGCTTTGTTCAGACAACAGCTccatttcagatttctgcagttcCTAATTCTATTACATTACTTAATAGATGTATAATTATATTGATTGTGTTGCTTTTTATTATGTAATCTGTCAAGTCTCAGTGAAATAgactattttaaaaaacaattactACATAAATACATTAACTGCATCCTCCAAAAGTTGTGCTCAAAGAGGCTTGCAGTAATAGTAATAAAATCAAAAGAAGAACCTGCTATCAAGTCGCCATCTCTTGGAGACCCTAACGTGACAGTgctcaaagcaagagatgagcagaggagtcttgcccttgccttcttctgcacagcAGCCTTTGTCTTCCTTgagggtcttccatccaagtcctGACCAGGGCTGACTCCACTTAGTTCCCAACCCTTGACAAACTTAAGCCACACTGGGCTATTCCACAGAAGAAACAGCAAGATAGAAATACAATAGACACAGTAAAACCAGCTCAGCAGAAAACAATTAATAAAATCTTACCAAACACTAAAATGAGTACAGCAACATAGTTTACAAAAAGTATTTTCCTGTTACCTAAGGTGCCTAGACTAGGTGCCAGGTAAAGTGCTCATTTCACAgctgaggtgccaccactgaaaagtcCTGGCTCTGGTTGCTACACACCTCACTTCACGGTGTGGGGGGCACTGGGCAGGGATTCTGAACTGCTCTTCAGACAGCCTGTGCTGTCCAGAAACAAGGCagacaggagggaggggagaagaaaccCTTTTTCAGAACTCTGTCCTTTCTCTAAGGCCACTTGAGAGGCTGCCAGAGAAGTCTTAGACTCGAGCATTTCATAAGCTCTCCTCGCTGAAGCAGCAAGTGCTCTCTTTCCACATGTGATGATGTATTTTGAGACAAAAGATTTCTTCGAGATTTTCCAAGCCTTTGGGCTCCTCCTGATCCTTTTTCAAATTACAGGGATGATAGCATACTAGGGAGAATTGCGATTAGTCTAAACTCTCCACAGCTGTGAGGGATGAATGTAAAAATTCCATTTGAGGATCCACAACTTCTGGACTCAATTTACCTACATGACACCACGACCTAAaccaggagtggggggggggagactcggAGCGGCATCAGTGCTATTCAGTTTCTTACCCTAGCACCAACCACTGGGGGACTCACAGCCACCCCACCTGACACGTCTGTCATTACGGGGCAATGATATTATGAGAGCCTTGAGATCTGGAGGGAGGGGAATGGAACAATGATATAAAAAAGCTTCAAGCGGGGAAAAATCTAAAGAGGGGCTCGCAATTCATTACTTATAGCACCAGGGGGATTATAAAACACCTTGTAACTGAAAGGCTTTGCCTGAAGCTGTTAAGGACTGCAGGCTTTACCTCTTTTTTCAGAGGCTGACGCATGTTGAATGATCTTGGCAAGAGAAATACAGCAATCGGCTTTCTGTCATTCTGCTCAGAAGAGACGGCAGATTGTTCAGGGGGGCTCTTGCCATTGTTTCCTTGGGTTACCGATCCAACACAACATAACACAGATGATGATTCCCTCTCTGTCACTTTTATGAGTCAAAATAGACAATAGTGGCCAGATGCCAATGCAAGGTCTTTGAAGGCCACACAACTGAGAAACATCAGGATATCTAGCAGGTACCTGGAGTGGCCCAAAGAAAGGTGGATTCAATAAACGCAGTGCAATTCAAGGGAGGCAAAGGGCCCATTTCTTCAACTCTTATGAAATAAAGCAGGGCAGCACCACAATCGGTGTGGGTGAGAGAGCTGAGCAGGTGGCTTACAATGTAATCCTAAACCAAGTTACACCATTGCAAGTCCATTGACTCTCCTGGGGTTGTACAAAATTGCCTTTTCATTCTGATAATGAGTAGTAACTTGTGCTTATTACATTTTAAGGCATGCCATCGTTAAGATAATGTGTGCAGTTTTCAGTAAATGAAAGCATTGGTTAAGAAAGTTCCTTTATGTCAAGGAGCAGAGTTGCTAACATTGGATTGGAAAAGTGATTGCACTTAGATGACCAGAAAAGAACAAGTCAGACAGCAAAGCTAAAGCGTTTTTTATTGCtgtggctggtggtggtggtgatggttggTAGCTAACAGTGAGTTGAACCTCTGCTTGGAGTACAGCAATCCGATAGCCCTGAACAGCCTGATCTTTGAAGCTAAacagaattggacttggccatagttagtgcttagatgggagacaacccccccccccccccgaagtccaggattgctatgcagaggaaggcaaaggcaagccTTCTCTGTTCATTGCTAGCCTTGAAAACTTGCTGCAGTCATCATGAGTCACTGGTGACTTGATGGTGCAAAATTATTAGGGCTGCAAAGGGAGGCAAGCCCCACTGCCAGGGCTCCTGCAAAGCTGCTCTGCCCCCATTCAGTACTGTCAACAGACCCTGTGAAATGGAGGCTGCCAGGGAAGAAACATATATGTTCTCTCCTATAGCAGCATGTGGGCAGGAGAAGACATTCAGTTCCTTAGCATGGCCAGGTAGGCGAATAGTTCAAGCATGCACACTGTGAACATTATACCACTTGTATTTATTAAGCAAAATTCCAGACTAACTACAAAAATTATTGGACTACCTTTAGGAAACTTTTTTTTGTAGGGGAGAgcatgtgtaaagtgccatcaggtcacagcccCAGGGCCAGTCCCAGGCTTCCTGACGCCCTAGGCTGGGAGGGTGGAGGCTGTTCCCTCCCTCAcgggcaatttaaatcacacaggagggagggggtggtctCCACCAGCCCAGGGGGAACCCAATTCAATGCCCACCCCCCCAGGACTACCGCCTAAGGtcgggttttcaagacaagagatgctcagaggtggtttgtcactgtGTGGGTCTCTATTGTGCATACCccggacttctttggtggtctgtctcccatccaaatactaaccagggtcaaccttgcttagcttcagcGATCTGCCAAGATCTGGTGAGCCTGGACTAATTAAACAGCGCTTGGCTGATAATAACTGTTTAGTCAATTCATTAACCACTTGATTTTAAATTAACTGTCCTTTTATTAATACCTCCGTTCAAGTATGATAATGGATAGTTTAATAAACAAAAGCCACTAATGATAATAGTTTAATAAACAAAAGCCATTCAACATGTAATGGAAAGAACACTTTCAAATCCTTTAAAATAAATGTGCATACTGTTTGACTGGTTTTGATTTATTACTGTACTAGTTTGTTTCCAGCCTGTATATGTACTTCTCGCTCTTCCTCGCTCGCTTTCGCTCTGTGTTGAGCCGCGTTCATTCGGGGTATCAAAGGCAGATACTACTTGGGAAGATTCGTGTGCCTGTTCATGCTCGCGGCTAGAGGGCGCCCCTGCTGCTTGCCAGCAATGCTTGTCTGCTTCAGAACAGAAGGGAGCCCCTTGCCGGCTTGTAAAGGGAGGATTTCTAGAGCGATCGCGAAGGGCCTGTTTACAAAGCCCCCAAGGGCCAAGCAGCAACTCCCagcccttgaattcagcaggagcacagctcctgaacctttctgaaggttgcctctcttcctccccacctgcctaccttctccattgaatagtaggtgcagctgcataacaatccctggatgagctccaccacctatttttctacaaaacgacccctggtaacTCCCATCAGTGCCGTCCAATGCACCTGGTAGAGGGGCTGTGGCTTCAAAGTTCTGCATGAAGACAGGTTCCCTCTACACTACAGGAATATCAGGGATCGTTGCGAACTGTTGCGTTCTCTTAGTTGTCTAATCTATATTTTCTCCGTTGCTCTAAATAAAGAATGCGTGTCAAATTCACCCTCAATAAAATCGATTTTGAGGTTAGTTCTATGGACCCTTGCTAGGAAAAAATCCATTAAACTCCATGGAACTGTCTTCCGGGTGGGCATGCAGAGGATTGCCCCGCACAGGTGTAAAAAAAGACGGGCGGTGAAAGGCGACTGCCGGAGACGCAAATTGGATTTCTGTGTATAACAAAACCATCATGAAATTTGTTTTCAGAATAAAACAGGAAGAAAATGTGCGCCGCTCAAGAGTATCAAAATGCAAAAGTGTGCATGACTTTTTTTGTCGTTGTTTTTAAATCCACTTTTGCTCTGTGGGAAGTTTCTTTGTAGTCTTGCTTGTAGTGAAGAACGAGCAAGATCCCTCTACCGGAGCGCATGTTACACATCTCAGCCTTTTAAAAACAGCTCGCAAGGAGCACATAGATTAAATTCAGCTACTGTATAGAATGCTTCTTAAACGTTCTGTAGTCGTGGCCGAGTGGTTAAGGCGATGGACTAGAAATCCATTGGGGTCTCCCCGCGCAGGTTCGAATCCTGCCGACTAcgaaattttattttgttttttcagTTATTTTTAGTTGGCTGCTTTCGAACACTATGTGCTGTTGAAGACACCGTTATTCTCTGGGGCACTTTATTTATTAACCGGCCTTTCAGCGGGTCCGCCAGAGATGAGAGCAGAATGAAGGGGCGTGGCTAGCCTGTCATTGCCTGGCCTCTCCCCCGTCTCCTAGGCAACGGGAGGCTGCGAAAGACGGGCTAAGATGGCGGACGATCTAGACGAGCTGTTGGACGAGGTGGAGACCAAGTTTTGTCGCCTTTCCAAGTCGGATTGCCCTGACGGGGTCCGTATTCAGGGGGAGACAAAGAATCGCCCGCGAGAGCTGGAAGAAGCGGCTAAAGCTGCCTCGTCTGTAGAGAGGGCCAGGTGAGCAATGCGCATGCTCGTTCCTTTCTCCTCCACTCTAGCAGTGACTGCAAAGAGATCGCGGATCCTCTTCCCGCACGTGAACTCGAGGGCCGATGCTTGCAATTgtatttatttacctcatttatacttcgcccttctctcctttctttccaGCTACGCGGgctttttctttccctctcttctgTCGTTCGGTATAGGCCGACCCAGTTGCGGGCTGCCTACTGGACTCAGCGCCTGATGGGCTGCGCTCATTCACCTGCTCCAGGCACCTGCGCGACTTTCCCCTAAACACTCCTCCAGCTTTTGGCTTTTCCCACAAATCCCATCTGTTTTTCGGTACTGCAAGTGCGTAAGAGAGAGAACCTCTCCCACATGCCGCTGCACTTGATCTGTTCattaattgcatttttaaaacattgcttttcagctgaaaaaaaaagtttttatgaCCCGGGAGGTTAAAAGGTGTTCAATGATACGTTAAAACCCATGGATAGAGCATCACAGTTACACACATGGAATCTTCCTCTTGTATGCCTGCTTTCCTGTTTCTGCAGTGACTTCCAAAAGTAGTATCTTGCAGGTGCTCAGCATTGGGAATTAGAGCACCTGTCAACTTTTAGGACTGGGAATTAGATTACCTCTCAACTTTTAGGACTGTGgcacagtggcagagcacctgtttgacatgcagaaggtcccaggtgttcAGCCCCTGACACTTCCAATTAAAAGCATCAGGTCCAGTGATAAAGTAAAAGATCTCTGTCTAGAGATCCCTAGCAGTCAGAGTGGACAGTACTGGGTGTGGTAGTTTGGCCTACTGATTGCttgatttgattgattgattcaatTTTTCTCCCACCCTTTCCGCAAATGGGCTCAGAGCAGGGTACAACATAGtcataacaataaaaatacatataaGTAAGATAAGAACTATCCATATTAAAACCACATTCTCATATACAAAGATGGCAACCAAAATATCTTTATGCTAAATTCAGTGAAGCATAATTTATCAACAGCTCTTGTGGGGCCAAGTCTACATCAGCTCAGTTGCAGAGGGGGCAACAGAAGGAGACTGTTGAATAGATGAAAAGatgatgcctgctgcctcatatAAAACCCTggtagaagagctccatcttgcaggccttgcggaactgcaaaAGGTCCCACAGGGGCCTGACCTCTAGGGGAAGCTCATGCCATCAGGccgaaaatgccctggccctagtcaaggctagtcggacatcttttgggctggggatcaccaaaAAATATTGATCTGCTGAGCGAGCCCAACACTCAGTGGGGCACATatgaggagaggcggtcccagAGGTATGTTGGTTCCTGGCCATGcatggccttaaaggtaaggCTGCTTTCTCTGTTTGTGCAGTCCAGGTTTTCCAGGGTGCCAACTGCTGCTGGATAACAGGCCCAGTATGGTCAGTGCAGCTACTATCAGGGAAGCTCTAAAATGCCACAACAGAAGATGCTGCCTGTTGTGCTCTCTGAACACACTCCCTATATTTCAGCATTCTTCTACAATTCCTGGAATTTTTAAATTGGCTAcaacttggcagcactttacACACCCACAATGTATAGCTATTTGTCATCACTCCCTCCCTTAGTCCCTGGGGTCAGTATAacgcactttaaaaaaaagtatatcCCCATCAGTAACTGACATCTTTCTTTGCTGGGAACTGGTATGTATCTCAATGAACACTGTTATCTTTGAACAGGAAACAGGTGTTTGTAAAACATAGAGCTTGCATGGTAGACATACACCAAGGAGTTACAATTAGTTGCAGATCCTCTGGGTATGTCAGTTTCCTGCCACGTCTCATCTCCAGATGTTACAGGTGTTCTCTGATAAACAAGCGGCAGGCATGCTGCAAACTCATCTTACCACAGAAAGTGCAAATTGATCAGTGGTTTCTAGCCTCCTGGCAGTACTTCCTGTCCTCTTTTAGTCACTGAAATTTCTGCAGTCCAAAACTACCTCATATGCTTATATGGTTTTGTCCCCATGATTCCTGCGGGCTGAAAGATAGCTCTCCATCCACTATAATTGCTGGGATCATTGCTTTCCTATCTCACCCATACagtttcccccatttcttttcaCTTCAGAAGTTCAACAATGGTGTTTCTTTTCAATTTTCTTGTAGAGTTTCCAAAATATCAACAAAGCATGGTAATGAAGAAGAGGACTTGGATGAAATAATTAAAGATATAATTGATGGAAAGAACTTTGCCAAAAATCCTCTGGTAGGTAAAACTCTGAGAGAATGGTGGAGGTCATGGGAGGTCATTCAGAGCTATTACAAACAAAGAAAATCCTGGTAAAGGAGACTTGGGAGAGTCAAAGCTATTATGGATTTGAAAATCTGGGAATTCAGATTGATTGTGGggcttctttttgagcaggatcacacagcaatgcagttccggctggcttggcctcgGGGCttggggtggcctaatatacaaatgaattcctgctgggctttttctagaaaaaagcacCCTGTGCAaaactatggtgacatcagggagtgtggcctaacatgcaaatacgtttctgctgggctttttcttaaaaaaaagccctggaaataataATAGGTACTGGTAGTCTTGTTTGCCTTGAGAAAATGCAGCAAATGGCtatattacaaaaaaaatgttcctttcaattaaaaaaaataaggcaaAGAAGCTTGTGCTGAGTTTGATGGTGGATTTTGATTGCTTTGCAACAGACTTCATAAATGAATTTATAAATGTTTTAGTAGGGCCGGTTTCTGCTCACATTTTTCTTCTGTGTTTATGTATGTGTTTATGTAGCAACAAAAGAAACAACTGAAATACAGGGGTGGTTCCAAACTGAGAGGTGTTTGAACGTCCAGCACATTGATTCAGCACTCCTTCCAACCACTAACCATATAGAAATTGATCCTTTGCTGCTTGTGCCAGATCAAGCAAGATCAATGCAAAATAGGGATCATAGAACAAAACCTGACTCTTTCAATTTCATCTTTACTTACAGACTAGCTAATTAGCCctgagaggaggagaggggagcaTTGCATTTGCAAGAACTATTCACTGCAACCAGGAGCCCAAAGTTTATATGCTTTCTTAATGCATTGCGATCACAATGCATATACAGTCCCTTGATGCATATAATGCTGCCCCTTTATCAAAGTGAACAGGTCAAGAGACCTCCATCTCACTACTGGATCGAACTGATTATGTTCTGTTCTCGTGAACCTAAGCTGCAGATGGCTGTTGAAACTGGGAAGTTTTGAGGCCTCCATACAGTGGTTAATTGTCTGCCCTTTGCCTGCTTCTCACTGCAGTAGGTTTGCAGCCTTtgttatttaaaaacaacaaaaagaataGGTGCATGGCAGTACCAATTGACATGATCAGTCCTgtcctctcctctctttcttaGAAATGTATATCTAAATGTTCCACCCTCGCAGCTGAAACTAATATTACCTCCATTCATGCTCAAGGTAAGAGGTAAGTAAAGATCACACTTGTGAATAAATGCTCTGATGCATAATTTCAGTGTAATTGTACTTCCATATCAGCTGTATTGCTAGTCAACTAAACAAAATAAGCTTTAAGAAACTCAGTTTTATTACTGGGGTGCAAGATTTTAAGAATTGTGAAAACATGGAACTACTGGTTTGGATACAGATGAGCAGTTCCATAGGCACAAGGATTTCTACCAGCAGAGCACAGCTTTTCTTGACCCCCAGGAGTCCATACCTCCCCCTACCCCCAATCCTGTTTGTGGGATACAAGGGAACTGAGTAAGTTGTTTGGGAGGGCATTGTAGGtttttggggagaggaaaggcaggaaattctattttatttacttcatttatactttgcctttcttcccagtggagcaccaaagtagcttacatcagtctcttctgttttatcttccccacaaccctgtgaggttggtcgggctgaaagtctgtaactggCCTTACACGCATGTAAATCTGTTGATGTTAATGGGTTTAGAAAGGAGCAACTCTGCTTGGGGTTGTAGTGTTAATGATGGTGATATTTGTGTTTTTATTTCATCTTCAATACTACttaaatttttcattttaattctcgTAGATGTTGCCCAGTATACCTTGGAGGAAGTACTGCACTGTATGGTATTGGAACCAATATTTCACAGAGGTAAGTTTGTTTTAATTCTGGTGATTGCACTATTAGAACTTTATGCTCTCAGACTATTGGGTTAAAATAACATTCAGTTCCCACAAAGTGCCATTCTCAGCAGAGTTACATCCATCTAAGCCTACTGAAGTCAAGGGGTTTgctccagccagcttttccactggtgaaaaagctatggccaccaaaaaggctatgctggagaTGGTACGATCTGGATGAACAAAACTGATGGGGGCTGTAATAAGGAGAACAACTGGGCGAGACTTAGTGAAAAAACTGGCCAGACCCAATCCGCTTTAAAGGGTGTGACTCTGCTAGGAAGGCACTGACAGTCATTTCAGCCTGTGGCAGCCGCAACGATAAAGTAATGTAGTGGCAAGGCATCTGGGAAAAGTTCTCACCATCTTCAGGATTCAATCCAGTTCTGACTTTTCACATTGCCCTGCAAGTGCCCTTAGTGCCGCTTCGTAGTAGTTTGCCAGAAATGCATAAGGACATCTCATGGGCTGACtattttatataaaatatttatatcccaccctcttatCTAAAAGTTTGCAGACAGCTGCCATGAGCAAGGATGCCTAGTGGAGGAACCCACTTAAATGTAAACGTAGAAAAGGAGGCTGCCAGCTGAGCTCATAAATATTGGGGCTAAAGTAATGAGTACcggggaattacacaactttgaccccatcatcaaccaaaagggagactgcaactatgaaatcaaaaggagattgagaatgGGGAAGGCAgacatgaaggagctagaaaagatccttaaatgTAAGGTTGTGTTGCTGACAACCAAGATcaaattaattcatgccatagtttTCCCCAGTATTATgttatgggtgtgaaagttgggcaatgaagaaaactgacCAGAGGAAAGTAGATTTCTTTAAAATACGGTGTCAGAGAAGCattttatggataccatgaaCCACCAGAAAGGCAAATTCAAttctgagacccagtttggtgtagtggttaagcgttcggaggtttgattccccactcctctacttgcagctgctggaacggccttaggtcagccatagctcttgcaggagttgtccttgaaagggcggcttctgtgagagctctcagc
Above is a window of Heteronotia binoei isolate CCM8104 ecotype False Entrance Well chromosome 7, APGP_CSIRO_Hbin_v1, whole genome shotgun sequence DNA encoding:
- the CFAP418 gene encoding cilia- and flagella-associated protein 418, whose product is MADDLDELLDEVETKFCRLSKSDCPDGVRIQGETKNRPRELEEAAKAASSVERARVSKISTKHGNEEEDLDEIIKDIIDGKNFAKNPLKCISKCSTLAAETNITSIHAQGKRCCPVYLGGSTALYGIGTNISQRTCDQLRCTVCDFRVLNYDDYQWDKSCDYLFFRNNMPEFSKLRTKMVKKKGTRAYACQCSWRSIDELTDLSMDRQLRWVCSKHAE